One window of the Brevibacterium limosum genome contains the following:
- a CDS encoding integrase core domain-containing protein → MRIYDQETTDLVLKIRAELESTGWDAGPKSIWYEGVRYGRFTEPIPSVATIGRILSDAGRVKANPKKRPRSSLIRFVRANAMELWQLDAFEFELTGSTTKITVYQLLDDSTRFDVGTQAFHGVENGNHAITTISDAFANYGVPQEMLTDNGNAFNGNRQGWVVATQLFLADYGCRGISGMPGHPQTQGKNERGHQTLLNVLRAHRPRSLAEARKVIAMFRDRYNYRRRHQSLPGDMNPHQAWQAAIHTPSDGTPIPHAEVEAIARGYAQRRRVLAAMNQPHVDDEKSAGEPLPTAADSVQTVSSSLRAIHRSISMLSDSEYREHWPELINQSSLTTSTPCSTRPLARKWCTSLFRSAPRKRRDDIRCGESSVPECVELRACG, encoded by the coding sequence GTGCGAATCTACGACCAAGAAACCACCGATCTCGTCTTGAAGATCCGTGCCGAACTCGAGTCCACCGGGTGGGATGCCGGACCGAAATCGATCTGGTACGAAGGCGTTCGATACGGCCGATTCACCGAACCCATCCCATCGGTGGCCACGATCGGACGGATCCTCTCCGACGCTGGACGGGTGAAGGCGAACCCGAAGAAGCGTCCCCGATCATCATTGATCCGATTCGTCCGTGCCAACGCCATGGAACTGTGGCAACTCGACGCTTTCGAATTCGAACTCACCGGCAGCACCACCAAGATCACGGTGTATCAGCTCCTCGACGATTCCACCCGCTTCGACGTCGGCACACAAGCCTTCCACGGAGTGGAAAACGGCAATCATGCGATCACGACGATCTCTGATGCCTTCGCCAACTACGGGGTGCCCCAAGAGATGCTGACCGATAACGGCAACGCCTTCAACGGCAACAGGCAGGGTTGGGTCGTGGCCACTCAGCTCTTCCTCGCCGACTATGGGTGCCGAGGAATCTCCGGCATGCCCGGACACCCACAAACCCAGGGAAAGAACGAACGCGGCCACCAAACACTGCTCAATGTCCTCAGGGCCCACCGACCCCGCAGCCTCGCTGAAGCACGGAAAGTGATCGCGATGTTCCGCGACCGCTACAACTATCGGCGACGGCATCAGTCACTGCCAGGAGACATGAATCCTCACCAAGCCTGGCAAGCAGCAATCCACACTCCTTCAGACGGCACACCGATCCCGCATGCTGAAGTCGAAGCGATCGCACGTGGGTACGCTCAACGGCGACGCGTCCTAGCCGCAATGAACCAACCACACGTCGATGACGAGAAATCGGCCGGTGAACCTCTCCCGACCGCAGCTGACTCAGTACAGACCGTGTCGTCATCGCTGAGGGCAATCCACAGATCTATTTCCATGCTGTCGGACTCGGAGTACCGAGAACATTGGCCGGAACTTATCAATCAGTCGTCACTGACGACTTCTACGCCCTGTTCGACACGACCACTGGCGAGGAAGTGGTGTACTTCCCTCTTCCGATCCGCACCGCGGAAACGCAGAGACGATATCCGCTGTGGAGAGTCGTCGGTGCCAGAATGCGTGGAGCTTCGAGCCTGTGGTTGA
- a CDS encoding epimerase, whose product MNTKPDDQSSASVCPSGSQTTPVNATAGARATADAPQSGSPIAVIAGASGFIGGEVLTALRSWGYETRTIGRSPARSTVTWDDPDGIAGLVDGCDLLINLAGRSVGCRYNDANRQEIWDSRVQTTRTLHTAVAAASAPPRLWINSSTATIYRHAMDQPQTEDDGDIGEGFSVDIAKAWEKELFAGSLPATRRVALRMAIVLGDGAALNMLATAARFGAGGAQHEGRWFPHRRYRGIGPEASGPRVWRGHPPTHGRQRFSWVHIEDVLRAIRFIDDHEELSGPINISNPQVSDNRSLMTALRKAVRMPVGIPAPRWLLETGMIVLRQESELVLKSRWVLPARLEAAGFDFKWTDVEAAAKHLLR is encoded by the coding sequence ATGAACACGAAGCCCGATGATCAGTCATCTGCGTCTGTCTGTCCGTCCGGCTCACAGACCACACCAGTCAACGCAACAGCCGGGGCCAGAGCGACTGCAGACGCCCCACAATCCGGGAGTCCGATCGCGGTCATTGCCGGGGCTTCGGGATTCATCGGCGGAGAAGTTCTCACTGCATTGCGGTCCTGGGGGTACGAGACTCGGACGATCGGCCGCTCCCCTGCCCGTTCCACCGTCACATGGGATGACCCGGACGGCATCGCTGGGCTCGTCGATGGCTGCGACCTGCTCATCAACCTCGCCGGCCGCAGCGTCGGGTGTCGGTACAACGATGCGAATCGGCAGGAGATCTGGGACTCCCGCGTCCAGACGACTCGCACTCTCCATACGGCGGTGGCAGCCGCCTCGGCGCCGCCCCGTCTGTGGATCAACTCGAGCACGGCCACCATCTACCGCCACGCGATGGACCAGCCCCAGACTGAGGACGATGGCGACATCGGCGAGGGATTCTCGGTCGACATCGCGAAAGCCTGGGAGAAGGAGCTCTTCGCCGGATCTTTGCCGGCGACCAGACGAGTCGCGCTCCGGATGGCGATCGTGCTCGGTGACGGAGCGGCGTTGAACATGTTGGCCACCGCAGCCAGGTTCGGAGCCGGCGGAGCCCAGCATGAAGGGCGTTGGTTCCCGCACCGACGCTATCGCGGGATCGGCCCGGAGGCTTCAGGGCCGAGGGTCTGGCGGGGGCATCCCCCGACTCACGGGCGGCAGCGATTCAGCTGGGTTCATATCGAGGACGTGCTCCGCGCCATCCGTTTCATCGACGACCATGAGGAGCTCAGCGGCCCGATCAACATCTCGAACCCACAGGTCTCGGACAACCGCTCGCTCATGACAGCGCTGCGCAAAGCGGTCCGTATGCCCGTAGGGATCCCCGCCCCGCGGTGGCTGCTCGAGACCGGAATGATCGTCCTGCGTCAGGAGTCGGAACTCGTGCTCAAGAGCCGGTGGGTGCTGCCCGCACGGCTCGAGGCTGCCGGATTCGACTTCAAATGGACCGATGTCGAGGCCGCCGCCAAGCACCTGCTGCGCTGA
- the trhO gene encoding oxygen-dependent tRNA uridine(34) hydroxylase TrhO, whose protein sequence is MATPKIVLFYVFTPLSDPEAVKLWQHTLAESLGLKGRIIVSEDGINATVGGDIFDVKQYVRATKSYAPFKGADIKWSNGQGDDFPRLSVKVRKELVTFGTPDEITVTEDGVRGGGQHLKPGALHRLLDERGEDVVFFDGRNAMEAQIGKFRDAIVPDTDTTRDFIAEIESGKYDDLKDKPVVTYCTGGIRCEVLSVLMKNRGFEEVYQLDGGIVRYGETFGNSGYWDGSLYVFDKRMHVEFGDNVESIGHCVSCEKKTPEFVNCANLDCRKQYLRCTECTGKGRQPYCADCVEQGIPAEAAAG, encoded by the coding sequence ATGGCAACTCCCAAGATCGTCCTGTTCTATGTCTTCACCCCGCTGTCCGACCCCGAAGCGGTCAAGCTGTGGCAGCACACCCTGGCTGAGAGCCTTGGGCTCAAAGGGCGGATCATCGTGTCCGAGGACGGCATCAACGCCACGGTCGGCGGGGACATCTTCGACGTGAAGCAGTATGTGCGGGCGACGAAATCCTATGCGCCATTCAAGGGCGCGGACATCAAATGGTCGAACGGTCAGGGCGATGACTTCCCGCGCCTGAGCGTGAAGGTGCGCAAGGAGCTGGTCACCTTCGGCACACCGGACGAGATCACCGTGACAGAAGACGGAGTCCGAGGCGGCGGCCAGCACCTCAAACCGGGAGCCCTGCACAGACTCCTCGACGAACGCGGCGAGGATGTCGTCTTCTTCGACGGCCGCAATGCGATGGAAGCGCAGATCGGGAAGTTCCGGGACGCGATCGTCCCCGACACGGACACCACGCGTGACTTCATCGCCGAGATCGAATCCGGCAAGTACGACGACCTCAAGGACAAACCCGTCGTCACCTACTGCACCGGCGGGATCCGCTGCGAGGTCCTGTCCGTGCTTATGAAGAACCGCGGGTTCGAAGAGGTCTACCAGCTCGACGGCGGAATCGTCCGCTACGGCGAGACCTTCGGAAACTCCGGTTACTGGGACGGCTCTCTCTACGTCTTCGACAAACGCATGCACGTCGAGTTCGGCGACAACGTCGAGTCGATCGGCCACTGTGTGTCCTGCGAGAAGAAGACACCGGAGTTCGTCAATTGTGCGAACCTCGACTGCCGCAAGCAGTACCTGAGGTGCACCGAATGCACGGGGAAGGGTCGGCAGCCCTACTGTGCAGACTGCGTCGAACAGGGAATCCCCGCCGAGGCGGCCGCCGGCTGA
- the purL gene encoding phosphoribosylformylglycinamidine synthase subunit PurL, whose product MSSNLSSADSTQVDSAQDNAKQVKETVEFAAANPDVDQPYADLGLKADEYEQIKEILGRRPTSAELAMYSVMWSEHCSYKSSKAHLSKFGDKVTEDMKKHLLVGIGENAGVVDIGDGWAVTFKVESHNSPSFVEPHQGAATGVGGIVRDIISMGARPVAVMDQLRFGRIDHPDTARVLHGVVAGISNYGNSLGLPNIGGETVFDPSYQGNPLVNALAVGVLRHEDIRLANASGKGNKVVLFGARTGGDGIGGASILASESFDDSKPSKRPAVQVGDPFAEKVLIECCLELFHAGVVEGIQDLGAAGISCATSELASNGDGGMHIALDDVLLRDETLTPEEILMSESQERMMAVVRPDRLEEFLAIVGKWEVETSVLGEVTDTGRLIIEWRGDVIVDVPPRSVAHDGPVYNRPMNAPAWTAEVAADTVEASGLAKPESDDELRSTMLQLAASPNLASKSWITAQYDKYVQGNTAQAFPDDAGVVRVDEETGLGVAIATDANGRYTFLDPARGAQLALAEAYRNVSTSGAVPRAVTDCLNFGSPEDPAIMWQFAQAVEGLADACKDMGIPVTGGNVSLYNQTGGVAIHPTPVVGVLGVFDDVNRATPSGWQEPGQTIYLLGTTEAELDGSAWADVTADHLGGVPPQYKPAAEKELSEILINASRDGMIDAAHDLSEGGLSQALVESCLRFDTGARIWLDEVCERDGVDVFTALFSESTARAIVAVPRSEEVRFKDMCTARRFPFVRIGMTDAGDPEPSLDIVDHFSIGLDELCETHEGTLPNQFGGSVAAVTETAV is encoded by the coding sequence ATGTCGTCAAACCTCAGTTCTGCGGATTCCACGCAGGTCGATTCCGCGCAGGACAATGCGAAGCAGGTCAAGGAGACGGTCGAGTTCGCTGCGGCGAATCCCGATGTCGATCAGCCTTACGCCGATCTTGGCCTCAAGGCCGACGAATACGAGCAGATCAAGGAGATCCTCGGACGTCGCCCCACCTCGGCGGAGTTGGCCATGTACTCGGTCATGTGGTCCGAGCACTGCTCGTACAAGTCCTCGAAAGCCCACCTCTCGAAGTTCGGTGACAAAGTCACCGAGGACATGAAGAAGCACCTGCTCGTCGGCATCGGCGAGAACGCCGGCGTCGTCGACATCGGCGACGGCTGGGCCGTGACGTTCAAGGTCGAGAGCCACAACAGCCCCAGCTTCGTCGAACCCCACCAGGGTGCGGCCACGGGTGTCGGCGGAATCGTGCGCGACATCATTTCCATGGGCGCCCGCCCGGTGGCCGTTATGGATCAGCTGCGCTTCGGACGCATCGACCACCCGGACACTGCCCGCGTCCTCCACGGCGTCGTGGCAGGCATCAGCAACTACGGCAACTCCCTGGGTCTTCCCAACATCGGCGGCGAGACCGTCTTCGATCCCAGTTACCAGGGAAACCCCCTGGTCAACGCCCTGGCTGTCGGAGTCCTGCGGCATGAGGACATCCGCCTGGCCAATGCTTCGGGCAAGGGCAACAAGGTCGTCCTCTTCGGGGCCCGCACCGGTGGCGACGGCATCGGCGGCGCCTCGATCCTCGCATCCGAGTCCTTCGACGATTCGAAGCCCTCGAAGCGTCCTGCGGTGCAGGTCGGCGACCCCTTCGCCGAGAAGGTGCTCATCGAATGCTGCCTCGAACTCTTCCACGCCGGAGTCGTCGAAGGCATCCAGGACCTCGGTGCCGCGGGAATCTCCTGCGCCACCTCGGAGCTGGCCTCCAACGGCGACGGCGGAATGCACATCGCCCTCGACGACGTGCTGCTGCGCGATGAGACGCTGACCCCTGAGGAGATCCTCATGTCGGAGTCGCAGGAGCGCATGATGGCCGTCGTCCGCCCCGACCGACTCGAGGAGTTCCTCGCGATCGTCGGCAAGTGGGAGGTCGAGACCTCCGTGCTCGGCGAGGTCACCGACACCGGCCGACTCATCATCGAATGGCGCGGCGATGTCATCGTCGACGTGCCCCCGCGCTCGGTCGCCCACGATGGCCCCGTCTACAACCGCCCCATGAACGCACCTGCTTGGACCGCCGAGGTGGCTGCCGACACCGTCGAGGCTTCGGGCCTGGCAAAGCCCGAGTCCGATGACGAGCTGCGCTCGACGATGCTGCAGCTCGCCGCATCCCCGAACCTGGCCTCGAAGTCGTGGATCACCGCCCAGTACGACAAGTACGTTCAGGGCAATACCGCGCAGGCGTTCCCCGACGATGCCGGAGTCGTCCGCGTCGACGAGGAGACCGGACTGGGCGTGGCCATCGCCACCGACGCCAACGGTCGCTACACGTTCCTCGACCCGGCCCGCGGAGCTCAGCTGGCACTGGCCGAGGCCTACCGCAACGTCTCCACCTCCGGTGCCGTCCCGCGCGCTGTCACAGACTGCCTGAACTTCGGATCGCCCGAGGATCCAGCGATCATGTGGCAGTTCGCGCAGGCAGTCGAAGGCCTCGCTGACGCCTGCAAGGACATGGGCATTCCCGTCACCGGCGGCAACGTGTCCCTGTACAACCAGACCGGCGGAGTCGCCATCCACCCGACACCGGTCGTCGGTGTGCTCGGCGTCTTCGACGACGTCAACCGCGCCACCCCGAGCGGGTGGCAGGAGCCCGGCCAGACCATCTACCTGCTCGGCACCACCGAGGCTGAGCTCGACGGTTCGGCGTGGGCAGACGTCACGGCCGACCACCTCGGCGGGGTTCCTCCGCAGTACAAGCCGGCGGCGGAGAAGGAACTCAGCGAGATCCTCATCAACGCCTCGCGCGACGGCATGATCGATGCCGCGCACGACCTGTCCGAGGGGGGCCTGTCGCAGGCGCTCGTCGAGTCCTGCCTGCGGTTCGACACGGGTGCGCGCATCTGGCTCGACGAGGTGTGCGAGCGTGACGGCGTCGACGTGTTCACCGCACTGTTCTCCGAATCGACGGCACGTGCGATCGTGGCTGTGCCGCGGTCGGAAGAGGTCCGGTTCAAGGACATGTGCACGGCCCGCCGGTTCCCGTTCGTGCGCATCGGCATGACCGATGCCGGCGATCCGGAGCCGAGTCTCGACATCGTCGATCACTTCTCGATCGGCCTCGACGAACTGTGTGAGACCCACGAGGGCACCCTGCCGAACCAGTTCGGCGGAAGCGTTGCGGCGGTGACCGAAACCGCGGTCTGA
- a CDS encoding cobalamin-independent methionine synthase II family protein, whose amino-acid sequence MATIRTSHAGSLPRTPELIEANKVKQAQNTARLAGESVSQEQEQEFDELLTASVTDLVKRQKDLGISLPNDGEYGHAMAADFDYGAWWHYSFARTGGLELHDIDLWEIPANRSTPGNIVLTSMPDRRDRNLFPNVYTDPKAGTDTGTQPQFPKATGPISYIGQDQVNRDIANLKAGLAAAGYDERAGYINALSPGSASRIADEHYSSDEEFIWAWADVLREEYLAITEAGLTVQIDDPSLAENFDQINPEPSFDDYRAFIQVRIDALNHALRGIDPAQVRVHTCWGSWHGPHVTDLPFIEIVDQVLSINAAGITFEAANVRHEHEWRIWEEKKLPEGKYIIPGIVSHSTNVVEHPELVAERIGRFAGLVGPENVVASTDCGLGGRVHPDIAVAKLQSLTEGAEIASKRF is encoded by the coding sequence ATGGCGACGATTCGCACATCCCATGCGGGATCCTTACCCCGCACACCCGAACTCATCGAGGCCAACAAGGTCAAGCAGGCGCAGAACACCGCCCGTCTGGCCGGTGAGTCCGTGTCGCAGGAGCAGGAGCAGGAATTCGACGAGTTGCTGACCGCCAGCGTCACCGACCTCGTCAAGCGTCAGAAGGATCTGGGCATTTCGCTGCCCAACGACGGCGAGTACGGTCACGCCATGGCCGCTGACTTCGACTACGGCGCTTGGTGGCACTATTCGTTCGCCCGCACCGGTGGGCTCGAACTCCACGACATCGACCTGTGGGAGATCCCTGCGAACCGCTCGACGCCGGGCAATATCGTGCTCACGAGCATGCCCGACCGCCGCGACCGCAACCTCTTCCCGAACGTCTACACGGACCCGAAGGCCGGCACCGACACCGGGACCCAGCCCCAGTTCCCGAAGGCGACGGGTCCGATCAGCTACATCGGTCAGGACCAGGTCAACCGCGATATTGCGAACCTCAAGGCCGGTCTGGCCGCCGCGGGCTACGACGAGCGCGCCGGCTACATCAATGCGCTCTCCCCCGGATCGGCATCGCGCATCGCCGACGAGCACTACTCGAGCGATGAGGAGTTCATCTGGGCATGGGCCGATGTGCTGCGGGAGGAATACCTCGCCATCACCGAGGCGGGGCTGACCGTCCAGATCGACGATCCCTCCCTGGCCGAGAACTTCGACCAGATCAATCCGGAACCGTCTTTCGATGACTACCGGGCGTTCATCCAGGTCCGCATCGACGCACTCAACCATGCGCTGCGGGGTATCGACCCGGCTCAGGTGCGTGTGCACACCTGTTGGGGTTCGTGGCACGGACCGCACGTCACCGACCTGCCGTTCATCGAGATCGTCGACCAGGTGCTGTCGATCAACGCCGCCGGCATCACCTTCGAAGCCGCGAACGTCAGGCATGAGCACGAATGGCGGATCTGGGAAGAGAAGAAACTGCCAGAGGGCAAGTACATCATTCCCGGAATCGTCTCCCACTCGACCAATGTCGTCGAGCACCCCGAGCTCGTCGCCGAACGCATCGGTCGGTTCGCTGGTCTCGTCGGCCCGGAGAACGTCGTGGCCTCCACCGACTGCGGCCTGGGCGGACGCGTCCACCCGGACATCGCCGTCGCGAAGCTGCAGTCTCTGACCGAAGGTGCCGAGATCGCCTCGAAGCGCTTCTGA
- a CDS encoding TIGR01777 family oxidoreductase, whose translation MTIFESTSEVPLGAETTYDWHAQPGALTRLSPHWAQEIVEESYPPIAPGSVAQVKTSVPGTYGLVRRPFSSVHSEGPSRFSFVDELKKGPLSQWKHTHEFTSVAGGTKIDDHIEFSMAPQGFDVIDRGLTRYLEATFDARRKRMLMDIDFLESTNAPLLTRKKGKHILIAGGSGMIGRQVAALFSTAGHFVRLLVRETPKFPYEVHWNPDLGILNPRDLAWADAVVHLGGRSIATRFTKHAKDEIWSSRIDSTRLLVETMRGLPEAKRPSVFVCASAVGYYGAKADEPVDETGPAGEGFLAELCQKWEEAAAGVEDAGIRRVSIRTGVVLSSLGGLLKLQAPLFLAGAGGRLGSGEQALAWISLDDVARAYVHAVLYDYVRGPVNAVAPDLVSQAEFAEALAAHLRRPAWIPTPGFITELMLGRDGAKELALADQRVVPEKLEETGYQFAHPTLADCFDEELGGGA comes from the coding sequence ATGACCATCTTTGAGTCGACATCTGAAGTTCCGCTCGGCGCGGAGACCACCTACGACTGGCATGCTCAGCCAGGAGCGCTGACACGTCTCTCACCGCATTGGGCGCAGGAGATCGTCGAAGAGAGCTATCCTCCGATCGCTCCGGGCTCGGTGGCGCAGGTGAAGACGAGCGTGCCCGGCACCTACGGGCTCGTACGACGGCCATTCAGCTCCGTGCACTCGGAAGGCCCGTCGCGGTTCTCCTTCGTCGACGAGCTGAAGAAAGGACCGCTGAGCCAATGGAAGCACACGCACGAGTTCACGTCGGTCGCCGGCGGGACGAAGATCGACGACCACATCGAATTCTCCATGGCTCCCCAGGGCTTCGACGTCATCGATCGGGGCCTCACCCGCTACCTTGAGGCCACCTTCGACGCTCGTCGCAAGCGGATGCTCATGGACATCGACTTCCTCGAATCCACGAACGCGCCCCTGCTGACGCGGAAGAAGGGCAAACACATCCTCATCGCCGGCGGCAGCGGAATGATCGGACGCCAGGTGGCCGCCCTGTTCTCCACCGCCGGACATTTCGTCCGGCTCCTCGTGCGCGAGACCCCGAAGTTCCCGTACGAGGTGCATTGGAATCCGGATCTGGGAATCCTCAATCCACGGGACCTCGCGTGGGCGGATGCGGTGGTCCACCTCGGCGGGCGATCCATCGCCACTCGGTTCACCAAGCATGCGAAGGACGAGATCTGGTCCTCCCGCATCGACTCGACGAGGCTGCTCGTCGAAACGATGCGCGGTCTGCCCGAGGCGAAGCGCCCGTCGGTCTTCGTCTGCGCCTCTGCGGTCGGCTATTACGGGGCCAAGGCCGACGAACCTGTCGACGAGACCGGACCGGCCGGCGAGGGATTCCTCGCCGAGTTGTGCCAGAAGTGGGAAGAGGCGGCGGCCGGTGTCGAGGACGCAGGGATCCGGCGGGTGTCGATCCGTACCGGAGTCGTGCTCAGCTCCCTGGGCGGTCTGCTCAAACTGCAGGCGCCGCTGTTCCTCGCCGGCGCCGGGGGTCGGCTGGGCAGCGGAGAGCAGGCCCTGGCTTGGATCTCCCTCGACGACGTGGCGCGCGCGTATGTGCACGCCGTCCTCTACGACTATGTGCGGGGACCGGTGAACGCTGTCGCCCCTGATCTCGTTTCGCAGGCTGAATTCGCCGAGGCGCTCGCCGCCCACCTGCGTCGCCCCGCCTGGATCCCGACGCCCGGTTTCATCACCGAGCTTATGCTCGGACGCGACGGGGCGAAGGAGCTTGCGCTGGCGGATCAGAGAGTGGTGCCGGAGAAGCTCGAAGAGACCGGCTACCAGTTCGCCCACCCGACGTTGGCAGATTGCTTCGACGAGGAGCTCGGCGGAGGGGCGTAA
- the betC gene encoding choline-sulfatase has product MTTPNIVVIQADQMAAQALGAYGDAAALTPNMDALAADGAVFDRAYCNTPLCSPSRASMMTGRMPSEIDCLDNGDDFAASVPTFAHRLRKLGYHTALIGRMHFIGPDQHHGFEERLTTDVYPADLDMVPDWDRPLEQKLQWYHEAEPVFTAGAATANVQQDFDDEVIFRTLRHLNDRKRANQAAGTDQPFLMVTSFIHPHDPYEPPKANWDRFAEVAIPDPAHPEVPDPAVDPHSHRLRTMCGLDEREPGNDDVRRARRAYYAAVNYIDDHVGAIRRRLEELDLAENTVIVVTSDHGDMLGEKGLWFKMSPYEQSSRVPLIINAPAEVIAPGRYANPVSLVDLAPTLLEIARGGAEGTEESGAGPASATDEGLSGISMLESARREAAGELGPEDRDVVIEYFAEGTYRPQVTLVRGDHKLTVCPGDPVLLFDLAADPDELVNRAEDPAYAQTLKEMRGELESRYDLEHLEEHVLGSQRSRQLVADALKVGRARHWDFDPEPKHGYVRGDFWSAFRFGKIPAAD; this is encoded by the coding sequence ATGACCACCCCGAACATCGTCGTCATCCAAGCTGACCAGATGGCCGCCCAAGCCCTGGGCGCCTACGGTGATGCGGCCGCGCTGACCCCGAACATGGATGCTCTGGCCGCCGACGGAGCCGTCTTCGACCGCGCGTACTGCAATACTCCGCTGTGCTCGCCGTCGCGGGCGTCGATGATGACCGGTCGGATGCCCTCGGAGATCGACTGCTTGGACAACGGCGATGACTTCGCGGCCTCGGTGCCGACCTTCGCCCACCGTCTGCGCAAGCTCGGCTACCACACCGCGCTCATCGGGCGGATGCACTTCATCGGACCTGATCAGCACCACGGTTTCGAAGAGCGCCTGACCACGGACGTGTACCCGGCCGACCTCGATATGGTGCCCGACTGGGACCGTCCCCTGGAGCAGAAGCTGCAGTGGTACCACGAGGCCGAGCCGGTGTTCACCGCCGGTGCGGCGACCGCGAACGTCCAGCAGGACTTCGATGACGAGGTGATCTTCAGGACCCTGCGTCATCTCAACGATCGCAAGCGCGCGAACCAGGCCGCCGGAACCGATCAGCCGTTCCTCATGGTCACCTCGTTCATCCACCCCCACGACCCGTACGAGCCGCCGAAGGCCAACTGGGACCGGTTCGCCGAGGTGGCCATCCCGGACCCGGCCCACCCCGAGGTCCCCGATCCGGCCGTGGACCCGCACAGCCACCGACTGCGCACCATGTGCGGCCTCGACGAACGCGAACCGGGAAACGACGACGTGCGGCGGGCCCGCCGGGCCTACTATGCGGCGGTGAACTATATCGACGACCACGTCGGGGCGATCAGGCGCAGGCTCGAGGAACTCGACCTGGCAGAGAACACGGTCATCGTCGTCACCAGCGACCACGGGGACATGCTGGGGGAGAAGGGGCTGTGGTTCAAGATGTCCCCGTACGAGCAGTCCTCCCGGGTTCCGCTGATCATCAACGCACCCGCCGAGGTGATCGCCCCGGGCCGGTATGCGAACCCCGTCAGCCTCGTCGACCTCGCACCGACTCTGCTCGAGATCGCCCGCGGGGGTGCCGAGGGAACGGAGGAATCCGGCGCCGGGCCCGCCTCGGCGACGGACGAGGGGCTGAGCGGAATCTCGATGCTCGAATCCGCCCGGCGGGAAGCCGCCGGCGAGCTCGGACCCGAGGATCGCGATGTCGTCATCGAATACTTCGCCGAGGGCACCTACCGCCCGCAGGTCACACTGGTGCGCGGGGATCACAAGCTCACGGTGTGCCCGGGCGATCCGGTGCTGCTCTTCGACCTGGCGGCGGATCCCGATGAGCTGGTCAACCGTGCCGAGGATCCGGCCTATGCCCAGACGCTGAAGGAGATGCGCGGGGAGCTCGAATCCCGCTACGATCTAGAGCACCTCGAGGAGCATGTGCTCGGTTCGCAGCGCAGCCGTCAGCTCGTCGCCGATGCGCTCAAGGTCGGTCGGGCCCGTCACTGGGACTTCGACCCGGAACCGAAGCACGGCTACGTGCGCGGAGACTTCTGGTCGGCGTTCCGCTTCGGCAAGATCCCCGCCGCCGACTGA